One genomic region from Equus asinus isolate D_3611 breed Donkey chromosome 10, EquAss-T2T_v2, whole genome shotgun sequence encodes:
- the LOC139046493 gene encoding olfactory receptor 1J4-like — protein MRPENQSRVSEFLLLGLRIPPEQQGLFFALFLCMYLTTVLGNLLIILLIRLDSCLHTPMYFFLSHLAFSDSSFSSITVPKMLINMQIQCQSITYAECILQVYFFIFFGCLDSFLLAVMAYDRYVAICHPLHYTTIMRNELCIILVAGCWVSSCAQALLHTLFVDQLSFCAGTTIPHFFCDLAVVLKSSCSDTSLNELLILTEGGLIFILPLSVILGSYIRMALIILKLPSLKRVSKALSTCGSHLFVVFLYYGTIAGVYYFPSSGSSKDKDMIASLMYMVVTPMLNPFIYSLRNKDMKHAFQKIFRTENIPWCR, from the coding sequence atgaggcctgagaaccagagcaGAGTGTCTGAgttcctcctcctggggctccGCATCCCACCAGAGCAGCAGGGCCTGTTCTTTGCCTTATTTCTATGCATGTACCTGACCACAGTGCTGGGGAACCTGCTTATCATCCTGCTCATCAGGCTGGACTCTTgcctccacactcccatgtacttcttcctcagccATCTAGCCTTCTCTGACAGTTCCTTTTCATCTATCACTGTCCCTAAGATGCTGATAAACATGCAGATTCAATGTCAATCTATCACATATGCAGAGTGCATTTTACAGGtctatttctttatattctttggtTGCCTTGACAGCTTTCTTCTTGCAGTGATGGCATATGACAGAtatgtggccatctgtcaccCTCTCCACTACACCACCATCATGAGGAATGAGCTCTGTATCATCCTAGTGGCTGGATGCTGGGTCTCCTCTTGTGCTCAAGCCCTGTTGCACACCCTCTTCGTTGACCAGTTATCCTTCTGTGCAGGGACTACCATCCCCCACTTCTTTTGTGATCTTGCTGTTGTGCTCAAGTCCTCCTGCTCAGACACCTCTCTCAATGAACTTCTCATCCTCACTGAAGGAGGATTGATCTTCATCCTGCCGTTGAGTGTTATCTTAGGCTCATATATCCGCATGGCACTCATCATCCTGAAGCTCCCCTCCTTAAAAAGAGTCTCTAAAGCTTTGTCTACATGTGGCTCCCACCTCTTTGTAGTGTTTTTATACTATGGGACAATTGCAGGTGTTTATTATTTCCCCTCATCAGGCAGCTCCAAAGATAAGGACATGATTGCTTCTTTGATGTACATGGTGGTCACACCCATGCTAAACCCattcatctacagcctgaggaataAGGATATGAAGCAtgcttttcagaaaattttcagGACCGAGAACATCCCTTGGTGTCGTTAA